The following coding sequences are from one Triticum aestivum cultivar Chinese Spring chromosome 5A, IWGSC CS RefSeq v2.1, whole genome shotgun sequence window:
- the LOC123108562 gene encoding uncharacterized protein — protein sequence MASPPSWSDDLLDLFTAGLHAACSPRRRSIASKPSSSPWSELPEDILGLVLAGLPNLADRARFHAVCRSWRSSAPPPPQLPWMQTVLRSWQAVSSQLPWQQWPWNWIHSVCRRPSIPSSLPQRPWIVLPGGFYNHDGIYTYIKECTGHGSNATGNQEYTPFKRSNINSSFPDNLRCNS from the exons ATGGCATCGCCACCGTCGTGGTCCGATGATCTCCTGGATCTCTTCACCGCCGGCCTCCATGCGGCATGCAGTCCCAGGCGGCGCTCCATTGCTTCTAAGCCGTCTTCTTCGCCGTGGTCGGAACTCCCAGAGGATATCCTAGGCCTCGTGTTGGCCGGGCTCCCTAACCTGGCAGATCGCGCCCGCTTCCACGCGGTGTGTCGATCCTGGCGCTCCTCCGCTCCCCCTCCGCCGCAACTACCATGGATGCAGACGGTGCTACGTTCCTGGCAAGCAGTTTCCTCTCAGCTTCCATGGCAGCAGTGGCCTTGGAATTGGATTCACTCCGTGTGCCGCCGTCCGTCCATCCCCTCATCACTGCCGCAGCGGCCTTGGATCGTGCTGCCCGGCGGCTTCTACAATCACGACGGTATCTACACTTACATTAAAGAGTGCACAGGACACGG ATCCAACGCCACTGGCAATCAGGAGTACACCCCGTTCAAACGCTCCAACATCAACAGCTCCTTCCCTGACAACTTGCGATGCAATAGTTAA